A single genomic interval of Lathyrus oleraceus cultivar Zhongwan6 chromosome 7, CAAS_Psat_ZW6_1.0, whole genome shotgun sequence harbors:
- the LOC127107125 gene encoding probable WRKY transcription factor 29: MDELAFLMDWDLEAINETPTTNTNTYFSQLFSELQHDELLFANFPEFSETANVLIDEFQELCKPFYPLSSQTVVTNSMILPKELEEVKEIKVSDQKLASQDLQVSAVSKCKKSKKSKSKSIVKKVTAVDGTLCDAWAWRKYGQKPIKGSPYPRSYYRCSSSKGCLAKKQVEKNHLDPRVYLVTYTAEHNHAQPTRRNSLAGSTRKNNLLATNSSTARLEKIQDEVTVMTSVQMMVKDEEDHHLLEWLEGAQLCDDGWIPNKELDEYFIGLDKCQ; encoded by the exons ATGGATGAGCTTGCATTCTTAATGGATTGGGATTTGGAAGCGATCAATGAAACTCCAACAACCAACACCAACACTTATTTTTCTCAATTATTCTCTGAGTTGCAACATGATGAGTTGTTATTTGCCAATTTTCCTGAATTTTCAGAAACCGCTAATGTTCTTATTGATGAATTTCAAGAACTTTGCAAACCTTTCTACCCTCTTTCATCTCAAACAGTTGTTACAAACTCTATGATTCTCCCTAAAGAGCTTGAAGAAGTCAAAGAAATTAAAGTTTCAGATCAGAAATTAGCTTCTCAAGATCTGCAAGTTTCTGCAGTTTCTAAATGTAAAAAAAG CAAGAAAAGCAAGAGCAAGAGTATAGTGAAGAAAGTAACAGCAGTGGATGGCACTCTTTGTGATGCATGGGCATGGAGAAAATACGGACAAAAACCGATAAAGGGTTCACCTTATCCACGAAGCTACTACAGATGCAGCAGTTCCAAAGGATGTCTTGCAAAGAAACAGGTTGAGAAGAATCATTTAGATCCAAGAGTTTATTTGGTTACATACACTGCAGAACACAATCATGCTCAACCAACTAGAAGAAATTCATTAGCAGGAAGCACTAGGAAGAACAATCTGTTAGCTACAAATTCTTCAACAGCACGTTTGGAGAAAATTCAAGATGAGGTAACTGTGATGACAAGTGTGCAGATGATGGTGAAAGATGAGGAAGATCATCATCTTCTTGAATGGTTGGAGGGTGCTCAATTATGTGATGATGGTTGGATTCCAAATAAAGAGTTAGATGAATATTTCATTGGACTAGATAAGTGCCAATAA